The proteins below are encoded in one region of Ferroplasma acidiphilum:
- a CDS encoding transposase, with translation MTREIKKVGKYNYVYESSMVWDSEHSKRHKVSKYVGKVINGDIENPKKVREVVSIHGIYEIGHLELIFSLMKDVLSLLREEYPDDYTKIVAFSLNRLIFPLPLKSIKSWIEKTWLSRTIHELSPKSLSSMLKRIGQDQDKQKSIYMKLMKKNEVIAYDTSALFSYSPGIRMAEFGHNNNDINLPMIRIIMGFSRLRNEPCYIRLVPGSIADIDTLRKTEEELSPGTLFVMDRGFIDDNNFSKMDTNGLYFITPLKRDSKLPDYSINGDNFFMFRKRAIRYSSTTIKNYDIHVFEDILLRAMEENEYYSLVDSGKKPVYSPEKAGKIALITNVREKPQSIFELYKFRNDIEESFDVFKNLLQVDTPYLRDDDTLKGYVFVSFISLIAYYRLLKLLKAKKINNKISVKDALLQLSKIYLTDVGDRIIMAEIPKKVRELAEILELKPELFPKNVPS, from the coding sequence ATGACAAGGGAGATAAAAAAGGTTGGAAAATATAATTACGTTTATGAGAGCAGCATGGTATGGGATTCAGAACACAGTAAAAGGCACAAGGTTTCCAAATATGTTGGAAAGGTAATTAATGGTGACATAGAGAATCCTAAAAAAGTAAGGGAGGTTGTATCAATCCATGGAATATATGAGATTGGCCACCTTGAGCTCATATTCTCCCTTATGAAGGATGTATTGTCATTATTAAGGGAAGAATATCCTGATGATTATACGAAAATTGTTGCTTTCTCCCTCAACAGGCTAATATTCCCTTTGCCGTTGAAGTCCATAAAATCATGGATAGAGAAAACATGGCTTTCCAGGACAATACATGAACTATCACCAAAATCATTGTCATCTATGTTAAAGCGCATAGGGCAGGATCAGGATAAGCAGAAGAGTATCTATATGAAACTGATGAAAAAGAATGAGGTCATAGCCTATGATACATCAGCCTTATTCTCCTATTCACCTGGAATAAGGATGGCAGAGTTCGGGCATAACAACAATGACATCAATCTTCCAATGATAAGGATCATTATGGGATTTTCAAGGTTGAGGAATGAGCCATGCTATATCCGCCTGGTACCTGGAAGTATTGCAGATATTGATACATTAAGAAAGACGGAGGAAGAGCTCTCACCGGGAACTCTATTTGTTATGGACCGTGGATTCATAGATGACAATAATTTTAGCAAAATGGATACGAATGGATTGTACTTTATAACACCATTGAAAAGGGATTCAAAGCTCCCTGACTATTCCATAAATGGAGATAATTTCTTCATGTTCAGAAAAAGGGCTATAAGATACTCTTCCACTACTATAAAAAACTATGATATTCATGTATTCGAGGATATATTGCTCAGAGCCATGGAGGAGAATGAGTACTATTCGCTTGTTGACTCCGGGAAGAAACCTGTATATTCACCTGAAAAGGCAGGAAAGATTGCACTTATCACCAATGTAAGGGAAAAGCCGCAATCAATATTTGAATTATACAAGTTCAGGAATGACATAGAGGAATCATTCGATGTATTCAAGAATCTTTTGCAGGTGGATACACCATACCTGAGGGATGATGATACATTAAAAGGGTATGTATTTGTTTCTTTCATATCCCTCATTGCATATTACAGGCTCTTGAAGTTGTTAAAGGCAAAGAAAATCAATAATAAAATTAGTGTAAAGGATGCTCTTCTGCAGCTGTCAAAGATATACCTTACTGATGTTGGAGATAGAATAATAATGGCAGAGATACCAAAGAAAGTCAGGGAACTTGCTGAAATCCTGGAACTTAAACCGGAGCTGTTCCCTAAAAATGTGCCGAGTTAA
- a CDS encoding transferase, giving the protein MPGKIMVSGEVFLDGVKPDDAIIFIHIKGHGRARVTHIDIESMAFKKILLPRHSDYPEICWDSDKVSIPVKGHELIIISPTLGKLMKFHGNLYVRGKGKGIFFGLHREQIKTIEEYASKLGIPPKITKKI; this is encoded by the coding sequence ATGCCGGGCAAGATAATGGTATCGGGAGAGGTATTCCTGGATGGTGTTAAACCTGATGATGCGATAATTTTCATTCATATTAAGGGACATGGCCGTGCAAGGGTTACACATATCGATATAGAAAGCATGGCATTTAAAAAGATATTATTGCCAAGGCATAGCGATTATCCGGAAATTTGCTGGGATTCGGATAAAGTCAGTATACCTGTAAAAGGACATGAACTCATAATCATAAGCCCCACACTTGGAAAACTCATGAAATTCCATGGAAATTTATATGTGCGCGGCAAGGGAAAAGGCATATTTTTTGGCCTTCATAGGGAGCAGATAAAAACTATTGAGGAATATGCCTCTAAACTTGGAATTCCTCCAAAAATAACTAAAAAGATTTAG
- a CDS encoding UvrD-helicase domain-containing protein, translated as MINRDTLVISNPGTGKTTMISNEVINLIKEGVKPEKILCITFTNNAVSELQKNIDKLLIANKIKNVTAYDVNIYTFHALAFQELFQSKAEKNIVSYNIARYLIYKKLRDLEAFNYGRDYVIEDIVPKLENAIRYIKSFGIMPVDIAKNRDMIMESLRRKYNSGIVRNIGLEEEEYLFDYFYQAFNYYEENKENPDFNDLLFQFQKLEDKKTYEYVFVDELQDVNDIESRIAMSTGNVKFLVGDRKQSIFGFQGGALSVFNSLIGNSGIEKKDLKINYRSTETILAYSKQYYLKFENDVPELENFRGTKEKGNKVKIVEVDSPEDSTLEIINSIPESSGNIGIIARTNSQIDTISSLLDRYNIDYSSDSNVHTINQAKKDITAFLKGILYDRPDDIINAMVTPFSGISLKEAFKIAESLRSEENTIDLFDSSNPFFSLRNKELSRENIMDLFESRIFPIASSISREYFLTAATVKSSIGEFFDAERDYTRKNFFDFLDLSYSENSSKSGNSRIILTTVHKAKGREFDNVIYLPKKPRKSDTYIDIIVSSIIEEIKQINVDDELKNESVRIDFVAFTRAKEELWVCTNRREAPNYLIPEYSEMVAYENIPEKQEITVPGKYNEAYLQFVSGDYNGAKETLSSKENWLKNIIYEFFQNKNVLSFSLISIDNPFFMLKNNILKLNEKTDALYYGLNAHEMAESLYKNEIKNELLGSGDKQILSNIESVVNQIKSGFNMEQIEAEVSAIARINQMFEEFSGEPDKIMFFGKIDAVFSDGKKYVILDYKTDKTTDRASHHRVQLLAYKILYSIKNNISPENIDTAIGYISMRGKINTHENTSGLIYKQPDKYSETSLKKYISRFLEYKSNPDKFIEDYLKQPSEDTLYERLAELLK; from the coding sequence ATGATCAATAGAGATACTTTAGTAATATCTAATCCAGGAACGGGGAAAACAACCATGATTTCCAATGAAGTTATTAATCTGATTAAAGAAGGGGTAAAACCGGAAAAAATACTCTGCATCACATTTACAAACAACGCAGTAAGTGAACTCCAGAAAAATATTGACAAATTGCTGATTGCCAATAAAATTAAGAATGTAACTGCATATGATGTTAACATTTACACATTCCATGCACTGGCATTCCAGGAACTTTTCCAATCAAAGGCGGAGAAAAATATAGTATCATATAATATTGCAAGGTACCTTATATATAAGAAGCTCAGAGACCTTGAGGCGTTCAATTATGGCAGGGACTATGTTATTGAAGATATTGTCCCTAAACTGGAAAATGCAATCAGATACATAAAAAGCTTCGGAATCATGCCGGTAGACATAGCAAAAAACAGAGACATGATAATGGAATCACTGAGAAGAAAGTATAACTCCGGAATTGTGAGAAATATTGGCCTTGAAGAGGAAGAGTACCTGTTTGATTATTTTTACCAGGCATTTAATTATTATGAGGAAAATAAAGAAAACCCGGATTTCAACGATTTATTGTTTCAATTCCAGAAACTGGAAGATAAGAAAACATATGAATATGTTTTTGTAGATGAATTGCAGGATGTTAACGATATAGAATCCAGAATTGCAATGTCTACAGGAAATGTGAAATTTCTGGTGGGCGATAGGAAACAGTCCATATTTGGATTTCAGGGGGGCGCATTATCAGTATTTAACTCATTGATTGGAAACAGCGGGATAGAGAAGAAAGACCTGAAGATTAACTACAGAAGCACTGAAACCATACTGGCTTACTCGAAACAATACTATTTAAAATTCGAAAATGATGTGCCGGAACTTGAAAATTTCAGAGGCACAAAAGAAAAAGGGAATAAGGTAAAAATTGTTGAAGTAGATTCTCCAGAAGACTCCACCCTGGAAATTATAAATAGCATTCCAGAGTCCAGTGGCAATATAGGAATCATAGCAAGGACAAATTCACAGATAGATACCATATCTTCACTTCTTGATAGGTATAATATTGATTATTCAAGCGATTCAAATGTACACACAATAAATCAGGCAAAAAAAGATATAACCGCATTTTTAAAAGGCATTCTGTATGATCGCCCGGATGATATAATTAATGCCATGGTAACACCATTTTCTGGCATATCGCTGAAGGAGGCTTTCAAAATTGCTGAATCACTCAGAAGTGAAGAAAATACAATTGATTTATTTGACAGTTCAAACCCATTTTTCTCATTGAGGAATAAAGAACTGTCCAGGGAAAATATAATGGACCTCTTCGAAAGCAGAATATTTCCTATTGCATCGTCCATAAGCAGGGAGTATTTCCTTACGGCTGCTACAGTAAAATCTTCCATCGGTGAATTTTTTGATGCGGAACGTGATTATACACGGAAAAATTTCTTCGATTTCCTGGATTTATCGTATTCTGAAAATTCCAGCAAATCTGGCAATTCACGTATAATTCTTACCACAGTGCACAAGGCTAAAGGGCGAGAATTTGACAATGTAATATATCTGCCAAAAAAGCCGAGAAAATCAGATACATATATAGATATTATTGTATCTTCCATAATTGAGGAAATAAAACAGATCAACGTTGATGACGAACTTAAAAATGAGAGCGTCAGAATAGACTTTGTGGCTTTTACAAGGGCAAAAGAGGAGCTCTGGGTGTGTACAAATCGCAGGGAAGCGCCGAATTACCTTATACCAGAATATTCTGAAATGGTTGCCTATGAGAATATTCCTGAGAAACAGGAGATTACTGTACCTGGAAAATACAATGAAGCATATTTGCAGTTCGTATCAGGTGATTATAATGGCGCTAAGGAGACCCTTTCCAGCAAGGAAAACTGGTTAAAGAATATAATCTACGAATTTTTCCAGAATAAGAATGTCCTTTCATTTTCGCTTATAAGCATTGACAACCCGTTTTTCATGCTAAAGAACAATATATTGAAGCTCAATGAAAAAACAGATGCATTGTATTACGGATTAAATGCCCATGAAATGGCGGAATCGCTTTATAAAAATGAAATAAAAAATGAACTTCTTGGCAGTGGGGATAAACAGATACTCTCAAATATAGAATCTGTTGTAAACCAGATAAAATCAGGTTTTAATATGGAACAGATTGAGGCAGAAGTTTCGGCAATAGCCAGGATAAACCAGATGTTTGAGGAGTTTTCTGGTGAACCGGATAAAATTATGTTTTTCGGCAAAATTGATGCTGTTTTCAGTGACGGGAAAAAATATGTTATCCTGGATTACAAAACGGATAAAACCACGGACAGGGCTTCACACCACAGGGTACAGTTGTTAGCGTATAAAATCCTCTATTCTATAAAAAATAATATCAGCCCTGAAAATATAGATACTGCCATAGGGTATATTAGCATGAGAGGAAAAATAAACACACATGAAAATACATCAGGCCTAATTTATAAACAACCGGACAAGTATTCTGAAACTTCACTGAAAAAATATATATCAAGATTCCTTGAGTATAAAAGCAATCCAGATAAATTTATTGAGGACTATCTTAAGCAGCCCAGTGAAGATACATTATATGAAAGGTTAGCAGAACTTCTAAAATAA
- a CDS encoding DEAD/DEAH box helicase family protein — protein MEERIIPVYQRLIHNVDSSSLPDSWDFTFDKFSESKKLYDYQKDALKSGLKFLHHYYSDILNYPESEYNSSILEGKKSLFNEINTERIVKHTDILDISVKNTSIFKIASQFYNVEGKRIPFFNFTNRMGFWMATGSGKSLVIVKLIEILNELKKRGSIPDEDILFLTYRDDLIDQIKKQIDEFNSFSPVKIKYWDLKDYDKVKHDLLFNRDDINIFIYRSDLISDTSAEKLLSFEDIENNGKWYIILDEAHKGTNGDSKRQIFYSILSRNGFLFNFSATFTDRWDIITTVFNLNLDRFTEKGYGKNIYVSQQDLSALEGYNKDSDSIERRDEKKKIVLKTLITLAMVKKAYKQLSTVSANIYHNPLLLLYGHTTEVENADIEIFFETLGDIALNRIDSRIFEECKNSILDEFINNPTYVFGKDTDSNKLRFNYNDFSNLTFDDVLKLVYNSDGAGKIEVVRTKANKAELAFKLKTSDKYFASIKIGDITKWLNDKLVGYEVSENPTEDSFFNNIDNNSSPINILMGSRSYYEGWDLNRPNVMVFVNIGKGDAKKYVLQSIGRGVRIEPLKNKRQRIAELSRNGDLEAKKIFSILQEKNYEGLISIIETLFIFGTDENNIKAIMDGIKFELEKNGEILDVKKTKFDFNPKLLLPVYLEKKEVELKELPKFSGNLNLLEDYVNWMEDDRVIYANYSDVATPATIGRLHNYLNADNIQNTNSSNAYNQLHNLIGHLNTSIKYMDKFKDLEDEIIHFKEISAEGISKEKKNELNKKIEDVRNLKNSDFVEKNLLQKFKSGEMSERDLKEYGDLMKKMGKIEKPTLFEFDESKIELINIAQHYYLPIILSISDKADVLSHVIKVKSEKEFIHNLDEFIAKEGLKSYKLDWWVFSKIDESIDNVNIPYFDKGKNRMRDYSPDFIFWLKRGSEYRIVFVDPKSTKYTDYEQKADYFSKLFEENGFPKEFQYGGFSIKVHLFMVTDNINSVGENYKKYWIDNIEKIFSVI, from the coding sequence ATGGAAGAAAGAATAATACCGGTTTATCAGAGATTAATTCATAATGTAGATTCAAGTAGTTTACCTGATTCATGGGATTTTACATTCGATAAGTTTTCTGAGAGCAAAAAATTATATGATTACCAGAAAGATGCATTGAAATCGGGATTAAAATTTCTCCATCATTATTATAGTGATATTTTAAACTATCCAGAATCCGAATATAATAGTAGTATTCTGGAAGGCAAAAAATCACTTTTCAATGAAATTAACACAGAAAGAATAGTAAAACATACAGACATTCTGGATATTTCAGTTAAAAATACCAGCATTTTTAAAATAGCAAGCCAATTCTATAATGTAGAAGGTAAACGTATACCTTTCTTTAACTTTACAAACAGGATGGGCTTCTGGATGGCAACCGGTAGTGGAAAGAGCCTGGTAATAGTCAAATTAATAGAAATTTTAAATGAACTTAAGAAAAGGGGTTCAATACCGGATGAAGATATTTTATTTCTTACATATAGAGATGATTTAATAGATCAAATTAAGAAACAAATAGACGAATTTAACTCATTTTCACCTGTTAAAATTAAATATTGGGATTTAAAGGATTATGATAAGGTAAAGCATGATTTATTGTTTAATAGGGATGATATAAACATATTTATCTATAGATCGGACTTGATTTCTGACACATCTGCAGAGAAACTTTTATCTTTTGAGGATATTGAAAATAATGGCAAATGGTATATTATCCTTGATGAAGCGCATAAGGGTACCAACGGCGATTCCAAGAGGCAAATTTTTTATTCAATACTTTCCCGCAATGGATTTTTATTTAATTTCTCAGCTACCTTCACAGATCGGTGGGATATTATAACTACCGTATTTAATCTAAATTTAGATCGTTTCACAGAAAAGGGATATGGAAAAAATATATACGTTTCACAGCAGGACTTGAGTGCACTGGAAGGATATAACAAGGATTCCGATTCCATAGAAAGAAGAGATGAAAAAAAGAAAATTGTACTTAAAACACTCATAACCCTTGCAATGGTTAAAAAAGCGTATAAACAATTATCGACAGTCTCAGCTAATATTTATCACAACCCCCTTCTTCTTCTTTACGGACACACCACTGAGGTAGAAAATGCAGATATTGAAATATTCTTTGAAACACTGGGAGACATAGCTCTTAATAGAATAGATTCACGCATATTCGAAGAATGTAAAAATTCTATACTGGATGAATTTATAAACAACCCTACTTATGTGTTTGGCAAGGATACGGATAGTAATAAACTCAGGTTTAACTACAACGATTTTTCAAACCTGACATTTGATGATGTTTTGAAATTAGTGTATAACTCGGATGGCGCAGGAAAAATAGAGGTTGTTAGAACAAAGGCCAATAAGGCAGAACTCGCATTCAAGCTTAAGACATCAGATAAGTACTTTGCATCAATAAAAATTGGCGATATAACAAAATGGCTAAATGATAAGTTAGTGGGTTACGAAGTGAGTGAAAACCCAACAGAAGACAGCTTTTTCAATAATATAGATAATAATAGTAGTCCTATTAACATACTTATGGGTTCCAGGTCATATTATGAAGGATGGGATTTAAATAGACCAAATGTAATGGTTTTCGTAAACATAGGAAAGGGGGATGCAAAAAAATATGTTCTCCAGTCCATAGGCAGGGGAGTTAGAATAGAGCCACTTAAGAATAAACGCCAGAGAATTGCAGAATTATCAAGGAATGGAGATCTAGAGGCAAAGAAAATATTTTCTATTTTACAGGAGAAGAATTATGAAGGTTTAATTTCCATAATAGAGACATTATTCATTTTCGGAACTGACGAAAACAACATCAAGGCAATAATGGACGGCATAAAGTTTGAACTGGAAAAAAACGGTGAAATTTTAGATGTAAAAAAGACAAAATTTGATTTCAATCCGAAACTCCTCCTACCTGTTTACCTTGAAAAAAAAGAAGTTGAGCTAAAGGAATTGCCAAAATTTAGCGGAAACCTCAACCTTCTTGAAGATTATGTAAATTGGATGGAAGACGATAGAGTGATCTATGCTAATTATTCTGATGTAGCCACGCCTGCCACAATAGGCAGATTACATAATTATCTAAACGCAGATAATATTCAGAACACAAATTCATCAAATGCATATAATCAATTGCATAATCTTATTGGACATCTCAATACCTCTATAAAGTATATGGATAAATTTAAAGACCTGGAGGATGAGATTATTCACTTTAAAGAAATAAGTGCAGAAGGCATTTCCAAAGAAAAGAAAAATGAACTAAATAAAAAAATTGAAGACGTACGCAACCTTAAAAATTCAGATTTTGTTGAAAAAAATCTACTACAAAAATTTAAATCTGGAGAGATGAGTGAGAGAGATCTAAAAGAATACGGCGACCTAATGAAAAAAATGGGGAAGATTGAAAAGCCAACACTATTTGAATTCGATGAAAGCAAGATAGAGTTGATAAATATAGCTCAACATTACTACTTGCCAATAATTTTATCTATATCAGATAAGGCAGATGTCCTAAGTCATGTCATTAAAGTAAAGAGCGAGAAGGAATTCATACATAACCTGGATGAGTTTATAGCGAAAGAAGGTCTAAAGAGTTATAAACTGGATTGGTGGGTTTTCTCCAAAATTGATGAAAGTATTGATAATGTAAACATACCATACTTCGATAAGGGAAAGAACCGTATGAGAGATTACTCTCCAGACTTTATCTTCTGGCTTAAAAGAGGAAGTGAATATAGAATAGTTTTTGTTGATCCAAAGAGTACAAAATACACAGATTATGAGCAAAAGGCCGATTATTTCAGTAAGTTATTTGAGGAAAATGGGTTTCCGAAGGAGTTTCAGTATGGCGGATTTTCAATAAAGGTACACCTATTTATGGTAACAGATAATATAAATTCAGTAGGTGAAAACTATAAGAAATACTGGATAGATAATATTGAAAAGATATTTTCTGTTATTTAG
- a CDS encoding DNA methyltransferase, which produces MVKNEVEFYQDLKNIFIGAKVEGNSGFVNLMRIKSAYFDKIFKLIQSDIDAKISEFPEFKEELFTRLHTFFKTYFSESGSIYFSYTPLKSKVYEKIYTNIQDVVLFWKTNMLYYVKTDNLWKSLSINYKIDNLEYKVVFDASQIEGKRANEKGEVVFELDKPDKIEDKVINFKSSYLVGGKKTKVSEILKGLNKTGIHITEEQLEELFHTFKKQTEVDYFINKDAKTFLREQFDLWLKNYIFDDDSVYSETRIKQLKILKNIAYNVIDFVSQFEDELVKTWNKPKFVLNSNYVITLDRIAEKDIEIINKILNNNGIDDQISEWKDLHLVDDNFNKNNIINMLDKSLNPDYKFLPVDTKYFKDIEFNIIKLFDDLDNELDGRLIHSENYQALNTILPKFKDKIQTIYIDPPFNKDKNADYLYNVKYKDATWITLLENRIRLAKDYLNEEGSIFVRCDYNGNMYVRLLMNDIFGGENFRNEMVVNRTQEFFKFSHGLNKFMVDTDTLFFYGKAGKSIFNEIKIKREIEKWWEPFLPGNPKDKDDCYRIVFKQKFPAPKGRKWGFSQDQIEELEQEDRIKIENGKIKYAPLGTTLKNNWTDIPGYSRHFDFPTENSEILLKRVIESTSNESDLVMDFFLGSGTTAAVAHKLKRKWIGIEMGEHFYDVVLPRMKKVLAYDKSGISKENDVKEKYNEKNAGGFFKYFNLEQYEQTLKNSVYLPSEPLYNLNDTSIYNQYVFFKDLKFLDKMEIDNKNNKIKFNFNGLYDNIDIAETLSLVKGKFIKSISKDEVVFNDAKIVFSDVDFTALKPLIWW; this is translated from the coding sequence ATGGTGAAAAATGAAGTAGAGTTTTATCAGGATTTAAAGAATATATTTATTGGTGCTAAAGTAGAGGGAAATTCCGGCTTTGTAAATTTAATGAGGATAAAGTCTGCATACTTTGATAAGATTTTTAAATTAATACAATCCGACATTGATGCAAAAATCTCAGAGTTCCCCGAATTCAAAGAAGAGTTGTTTACCAGACTCCATACATTCTTTAAGACATACTTTTCGGAATCCGGAAGCATATACTTCAGTTATACACCATTAAAATCCAAAGTATACGAAAAAATATATACAAACATCCAGGATGTGGTGCTTTTCTGGAAAACTAACATGCTTTATTATGTTAAAACTGACAATCTATGGAAGAGTTTATCAATTAATTATAAAATAGATAATTTAGAATATAAAGTGGTATTTGACGCCTCCCAGATTGAAGGAAAGCGTGCTAACGAAAAAGGAGAGGTAGTATTCGAACTGGATAAACCAGATAAGATAGAAGATAAAGTAATAAATTTTAAATCTTCTTATTTAGTAGGTGGAAAGAAAACAAAAGTATCTGAGATTTTAAAAGGGTTAAATAAAACGGGAATACATATAACGGAAGAACAATTAGAGGAATTGTTCCACACATTTAAGAAACAGACAGAAGTTGACTATTTTATCAATAAAGACGCAAAAACATTTTTGAGAGAGCAATTCGACCTATGGTTAAAGAATTATATTTTTGACGATGACAGTGTTTATTCAGAAACTAGAATAAAACAACTAAAAATACTAAAAAATATTGCTTATAATGTAATTGATTTTGTGTCCCAATTCGAGGATGAACTTGTAAAGACCTGGAATAAACCTAAATTTGTTTTAAATTCTAATTATGTTATAACTCTCGATAGAATTGCAGAAAAAGATATTGAAATAATAAATAAAATTTTAAATAATAATGGTATAGATGATCAGATTAGTGAATGGAAAGACCTCCATCTAGTAGATGATAATTTTAATAAAAATAATATAATAAACATGTTAGATAAATCATTAAATCCTGACTATAAATTTTTACCTGTAGATACAAAATATTTTAAAGATATTGAATTTAATATTATCAAATTATTTGATGATTTAGATAATGAACTAGATGGCCGATTAATACACTCCGAAAATTATCAGGCATTAAATACCATTTTACCAAAATTTAAGGATAAAATACAGACAATTTACATTGATCCGCCTTTTAATAAGGATAAAAATGCAGATTATCTATATAATGTGAAATATAAAGATGCTACGTGGATAACATTGCTTGAGAATAGAATAAGGTTAGCTAAAGATTATCTAAATGAAGAAGGCAGTATTTTTGTTAGATGTGATTACAATGGTAATATGTATGTAAGATTATTAATGAATGATATATTTGGCGGGGAGAATTTTAGGAATGAAATGGTGGTAAATAGAACCCAAGAATTTTTCAAATTCTCACATGGTTTAAATAAATTTATGGTAGACACCGATACACTTTTTTTCTATGGAAAAGCAGGCAAATCAATTTTTAATGAGATAAAGATAAAAAGGGAAATTGAAAAATGGTGGGAACCATTTTTGCCAGGAAATCCTAAAGATAAAGATGATTGTTATAGGATTGTTTTTAAACAAAAATTTCCAGCTCCAAAAGGGAGGAAATGGGGTTTTTCTCAGGATCAAATTGAAGAATTAGAACAAGAAGATAGAATAAAAATTGAGAATGGAAAAATCAAATATGCTCCTTTAGGAACTACATTGAAGAATAACTGGACAGATATTCCCGGATACTCAAGGCATTTTGATTTTCCAACCGAAAATTCCGAAATTCTTTTAAAGCGTGTCATAGAATCTACTTCTAATGAATCCGATCTTGTTATGGATTTCTTCCTGGGATCTGGAACAACTGCAGCAGTAGCACATAAGCTTAAAAGAAAATGGATTGGAATTGAAATGGGAGAACACTTTTATGACGTGGTTTTGCCCAGAATGAAAAAAGTTTTAGCATATGATAAATCAGGTATATCAAAAGAAAACGACGTTAAAGAAAAATATAACGAGAAAAACGCTGGAGGATTCTTCAAATACTTTAATTTAGAACAGTATGAACAAACATTAAAAAATTCCGTTTATTTACCTTCTGAACCTTTGTATAATTTAAATGATACATCTATATACAATCAATATGTATTTTTTAAAGATCTAAAGTTTCTTGATAAAATGGAAATAGATAATAAAAATAATAAAATAAAGTTTAACTTTAATGGACTATATGATAATATTGACATAGCAGAAACTTTATCTCTTGTTAAAGGTAAATTTATCAAAAGTATAAGTAAAGATGAAGTTGTATTTAATGATGCGAAAATAGTTTTCTCGGATGTAGATTTTACAGCACTAAAGCCTCTGATCTGGTGGTAA